Proteins from one Nicotiana tabacum cultivar K326 chromosome 23, ASM71507v2, whole genome shotgun sequence genomic window:
- the LOC107820311 gene encoding uncharacterized protein LOC107820311 isoform X3, with protein sequence MLCASLPGLDGGAVKASSAAMASLDIYSRCGFDGGVRCWIGNEIGKWNKLAAATTKAPMKRRFNISPMASSALAETRCTSRAKFYQEVLNNAREKFTQEISFQSKDRDISLAKALLYVASEDEAFMAFNGEMDAYSLQSERRSASLPSDATEWTCVEAMPLAGKNMNEWMVELDVIAREVVAELVSREIGCDLAEVLDAVNMVLFKSRGFKRSFVLVDSKCAYLHSVLSSGYCSAILLSVIYIEVCRRLNLTIVGSRVGEDFLIWPQTGNPEELFKVISGHSLFGIVNGKCVDDPRSRASDINSNSLPGLELATNRDIIGIALANLMRLHWKRASRANHGLMLTSPLRSVDHADDKSNCLNVPLLRPQDLREYEEAVQELSICMAFAPEEEAQVLEPFVEKLHLLRVESSWKERPFNSFLNCL encoded by the exons ATGCTGTGTGCATCATTGCCAGGGTTAGACGGTGGTGCTGTGAAAGCATCTTCAGCAGCTATGGCTTCTTTGGATATTTACAGCAG GTGTGGTTTTGATGGTGGTGTTAGATGTTGGATTGGGAATGAAATAGGAAAGTGGAACAAATTGGCTGCTGCAACTACAAAGGCACCAATGAAGAGGAGGTTCAACATTTCTCCTATGGCTTCCTCTGCTCTAGCTGAAACCCGATGTACTTCTAGAGCCAAATTTTATCAGGAG GTTCTTAACAATGCCAGGGAAAAATTTACCCAGGAGATTTCTTTCCAATCCAAGGACAGAGATATTTCTCTggcaaag GCTTTACTTTATGTGGCCTCTGAAGACGAGGCATTTATGGCTTTCAACGGGGAGATGGATGCGTATTCTCTCCAAAGTGAGAGGAGATCTGCTTCATTGCCTTCTGATGCCACGGAATGGACATGCGTGGAGGCCATGCCTCTTGCTGGAAAGAATATGAATGAGTGGATGGTTGAGTTGGATGTCATTGCTAGAGAAGTGGTGGCAGAGCTAGTTTCGAGAGAAATAGGATGCGATTTGGCTGAAGTTTTGGATGCAGTGAACATGGTTCTTTTTAAGTCAAGGGGATTCAAAAGGTCATTTGTACTTGTGGATTCAAAGTGTGCATACCTGCATTCAGTGTTAAGCTCTGGATATTGTAGTG CAATTTTGCTTAGCGTCATTTATATTGAAGTCTGTCGAAGACTTAATCTGACCATTGTGGGATCCCGAGTTGGGGAAGATTTTTTAATATGGCCCCAAACTGGAAACCCTGAG GAGCTATTCAAGGTTATTTCTGGTCACAGCTTGTTTGGTATTGTTAATGGCAAGTGTGTCGACGACCCTAGATCAAGGGCTTCTGACATCAATAGTAATTCGTTGCCGGGGCTTGAGTTAGCAACAAACCGAGATATTATCGGAATAGCTTTGGCTAATTTGATG AGGCTTCACTGGAAACGTGCTTCAAGAGCAAATCATGGTTTGATGCTGACTTCTCCCCTTAGATCCGTTGATCATGCAGATGATAAGTCTAATTGTCTGAATGTCCCATTGTTGCGGCCTCAAGATTTGAG GGAATACGAAGAGGCAGTTCAGGAGCTTAGCATTTGTATGGCCTTTGCCCCAGAAGAAGAGGCACAAGTTCTGGAACCTTTTGTTGAGAAATTACACTTGTTGCGGGTTGAATCATCTTGGAAAGAAAGGCCATTTAACAGTTTCTTGAATTGTTTGTAG
- the LOC107820311 gene encoding uncharacterized protein LOC107820311 isoform X4, with translation MLCASLPGLDGGAVKASSAAMASLDIYSRCGFDGGVRCWIGNEIGKWNKLAAATTKAPMKRRFNISPMASSALAETRCTSRAKFYQEVLNNAREKFTQEISFQSKDRDISLAKALLYVASEDEAFMAFNGEMDAYSLQSERRSASLPSDATEWTCVEAMPLAGKNMNEWMVELDVIAREVVAELVSREIGCDLAEVLDAVNMVLFKSRGFKRSFVLVDSKCAYLHSVLSSGYCSAILLSVIYIEVCRRLNLTIVGSRVGEDFLIWPQTGNPEELFKVISGHSLFGIVNGKCVDDPRSRASDINSNSLPGLELATNRDIIGIALANLMRLHWKRASRANHGLMLTSPLRSVDHADDKSNCLNVPLLRPQDLRFKMLNCNLGMRKGELRILDAYFYSYLILTFY, from the exons ATGCTGTGTGCATCATTGCCAGGGTTAGACGGTGGTGCTGTGAAAGCATCTTCAGCAGCTATGGCTTCTTTGGATATTTACAGCAG GTGTGGTTTTGATGGTGGTGTTAGATGTTGGATTGGGAATGAAATAGGAAAGTGGAACAAATTGGCTGCTGCAACTACAAAGGCACCAATGAAGAGGAGGTTCAACATTTCTCCTATGGCTTCCTCTGCTCTAGCTGAAACCCGATGTACTTCTAGAGCCAAATTTTATCAGGAG GTTCTTAACAATGCCAGGGAAAAATTTACCCAGGAGATTTCTTTCCAATCCAAGGACAGAGATATTTCTCTggcaaag GCTTTACTTTATGTGGCCTCTGAAGACGAGGCATTTATGGCTTTCAACGGGGAGATGGATGCGTATTCTCTCCAAAGTGAGAGGAGATCTGCTTCATTGCCTTCTGATGCCACGGAATGGACATGCGTGGAGGCCATGCCTCTTGCTGGAAAGAATATGAATGAGTGGATGGTTGAGTTGGATGTCATTGCTAGAGAAGTGGTGGCAGAGCTAGTTTCGAGAGAAATAGGATGCGATTTGGCTGAAGTTTTGGATGCAGTGAACATGGTTCTTTTTAAGTCAAGGGGATTCAAAAGGTCATTTGTACTTGTGGATTCAAAGTGTGCATACCTGCATTCAGTGTTAAGCTCTGGATATTGTAGTG CAATTTTGCTTAGCGTCATTTATATTGAAGTCTGTCGAAGACTTAATCTGACCATTGTGGGATCCCGAGTTGGGGAAGATTTTTTAATATGGCCCCAAACTGGAAACCCTGAG GAGCTATTCAAGGTTATTTCTGGTCACAGCTTGTTTGGTATTGTTAATGGCAAGTGTGTCGACGACCCTAGATCAAGGGCTTCTGACATCAATAGTAATTCGTTGCCGGGGCTTGAGTTAGCAACAAACCGAGATATTATCGGAATAGCTTTGGCTAATTTGATG AGGCTTCACTGGAAACGTGCTTCAAGAGCAAATCATGGTTTGATGCTGACTTCTCCCCTTAGATCCGTTGATCATGCAGATGATAAGTCTAATTGTCTGAATGTCCCATTGTTGCGGCCTCAAGATTTGAG GTTCAAGATGCTAAATTGCAACCTTGGCATGAGAAAGGGAGAATTGAGAATTTTGGACgcatatttttattcttatttaatTCTAACATTCTACTAA
- the LOC107820311 gene encoding uncharacterized protein LOC107820311 isoform X2 has protein sequence MLCASLPGLDGGAVKASSAAMASLDIYSRCWIGNEIGKWNKLAAATTKAPMKRRFNISPMASSALAETRCTSRAKFYQEVLNNAREKFTQEISFQSKDRDISLAKALLYVASEDEAFMAFNGEMDAYSLQSERRSASLPSDATEWTCVEAMPLAGKNMNEWMVELDVIAREVVAELVSREIGCDLAEVLDAVNMVLFKSRGFKRSFVLVDSKCAYLHSVLSSGYCSAILLSVIYIEVCRRLNLTIVGSRVGEDFLIWPQTGNPEELFKVISGHSLFGIVNGKCVDDPRSRASDINSNSLPGLELATNRDIIGIALANLMRLHWKRASRANHGLMLTSPLRSVDHADDKSNCLNVPLLRPQDLRLAIMASERLLILQPHNWALRRDHGMMLYYSREYEEAVQELSICMAFAPEEEAQVLEPFVEKLHLLRVESSWKERPFNSFLNCL, from the exons ATGCTGTGTGCATCATTGCCAGGGTTAGACGGTGGTGCTGTGAAAGCATCTTCAGCAGCTATGGCTTCTTTGGATATTTACAGCAG ATGTTGGATTGGGAATGAAATAGGAAAGTGGAACAAATTGGCTGCTGCAACTACAAAGGCACCAATGAAGAGGAGGTTCAACATTTCTCCTATGGCTTCCTCTGCTCTAGCTGAAACCCGATGTACTTCTAGAGCCAAATTTTATCAGGAG GTTCTTAACAATGCCAGGGAAAAATTTACCCAGGAGATTTCTTTCCAATCCAAGGACAGAGATATTTCTCTggcaaag GCTTTACTTTATGTGGCCTCTGAAGACGAGGCATTTATGGCTTTCAACGGGGAGATGGATGCGTATTCTCTCCAAAGTGAGAGGAGATCTGCTTCATTGCCTTCTGATGCCACGGAATGGACATGCGTGGAGGCCATGCCTCTTGCTGGAAAGAATATGAATGAGTGGATGGTTGAGTTGGATGTCATTGCTAGAGAAGTGGTGGCAGAGCTAGTTTCGAGAGAAATAGGATGCGATTTGGCTGAAGTTTTGGATGCAGTGAACATGGTTCTTTTTAAGTCAAGGGGATTCAAAAGGTCATTTGTACTTGTGGATTCAAAGTGTGCATACCTGCATTCAGTGTTAAGCTCTGGATATTGTAGTG CAATTTTGCTTAGCGTCATTTATATTGAAGTCTGTCGAAGACTTAATCTGACCATTGTGGGATCCCGAGTTGGGGAAGATTTTTTAATATGGCCCCAAACTGGAAACCCTGAG GAGCTATTCAAGGTTATTTCTGGTCACAGCTTGTTTGGTATTGTTAATGGCAAGTGTGTCGACGACCCTAGATCAAGGGCTTCTGACATCAATAGTAATTCGTTGCCGGGGCTTGAGTTAGCAACAAACCGAGATATTATCGGAATAGCTTTGGCTAATTTGATG AGGCTTCACTGGAAACGTGCTTCAAGAGCAAATCATGGTTTGATGCTGACTTCTCCCCTTAGATCCGTTGATCATGCAGATGATAAGTCTAATTGTCTGAATGTCCCATTGTTGCGGCCTCAAGATTTGAG GCTGGCCATTATGGCTTCAGAAAGATTGCTCATTCTGCAGCCACACAATTGGGCTCTAAGGAGAGACCATGGCATGATGTTGTATTATAGTAG GGAATACGAAGAGGCAGTTCAGGAGCTTAGCATTTGTATGGCCTTTGCCCCAGAAGAAGAGGCACAAGTTCTGGAACCTTTTGTTGAGAAATTACACTTGTTGCGGGTTGAATCATCTTGGAAAGAAAGGCCATTTAACAGTTTCTTGAATTGTTTGTAG
- the LOC107820311 gene encoding uncharacterized protein LOC107820311 isoform X1, which produces MLCASLPGLDGGAVKASSAAMASLDIYSRCGFDGGVRCWIGNEIGKWNKLAAATTKAPMKRRFNISPMASSALAETRCTSRAKFYQEVLNNAREKFTQEISFQSKDRDISLAKALLYVASEDEAFMAFNGEMDAYSLQSERRSASLPSDATEWTCVEAMPLAGKNMNEWMVELDVIAREVVAELVSREIGCDLAEVLDAVNMVLFKSRGFKRSFVLVDSKCAYLHSVLSSGYCSAILLSVIYIEVCRRLNLTIVGSRVGEDFLIWPQTGNPEELFKVISGHSLFGIVNGKCVDDPRSRASDINSNSLPGLELATNRDIIGIALANLMRLHWKRASRANHGLMLTSPLRSVDHADDKSNCLNVPLLRPQDLRLAIMASERLLILQPHNWALRRDHGMMLYYSREYEEAVQELSICMAFAPEEEAQVLEPFVEKLHLLRVESSWKERPFNSFLNCL; this is translated from the exons ATGCTGTGTGCATCATTGCCAGGGTTAGACGGTGGTGCTGTGAAAGCATCTTCAGCAGCTATGGCTTCTTTGGATATTTACAGCAG GTGTGGTTTTGATGGTGGTGTTAGATGTTGGATTGGGAATGAAATAGGAAAGTGGAACAAATTGGCTGCTGCAACTACAAAGGCACCAATGAAGAGGAGGTTCAACATTTCTCCTATGGCTTCCTCTGCTCTAGCTGAAACCCGATGTACTTCTAGAGCCAAATTTTATCAGGAG GTTCTTAACAATGCCAGGGAAAAATTTACCCAGGAGATTTCTTTCCAATCCAAGGACAGAGATATTTCTCTggcaaag GCTTTACTTTATGTGGCCTCTGAAGACGAGGCATTTATGGCTTTCAACGGGGAGATGGATGCGTATTCTCTCCAAAGTGAGAGGAGATCTGCTTCATTGCCTTCTGATGCCACGGAATGGACATGCGTGGAGGCCATGCCTCTTGCTGGAAAGAATATGAATGAGTGGATGGTTGAGTTGGATGTCATTGCTAGAGAAGTGGTGGCAGAGCTAGTTTCGAGAGAAATAGGATGCGATTTGGCTGAAGTTTTGGATGCAGTGAACATGGTTCTTTTTAAGTCAAGGGGATTCAAAAGGTCATTTGTACTTGTGGATTCAAAGTGTGCATACCTGCATTCAGTGTTAAGCTCTGGATATTGTAGTG CAATTTTGCTTAGCGTCATTTATATTGAAGTCTGTCGAAGACTTAATCTGACCATTGTGGGATCCCGAGTTGGGGAAGATTTTTTAATATGGCCCCAAACTGGAAACCCTGAG GAGCTATTCAAGGTTATTTCTGGTCACAGCTTGTTTGGTATTGTTAATGGCAAGTGTGTCGACGACCCTAGATCAAGGGCTTCTGACATCAATAGTAATTCGTTGCCGGGGCTTGAGTTAGCAACAAACCGAGATATTATCGGAATAGCTTTGGCTAATTTGATG AGGCTTCACTGGAAACGTGCTTCAAGAGCAAATCATGGTTTGATGCTGACTTCTCCCCTTAGATCCGTTGATCATGCAGATGATAAGTCTAATTGTCTGAATGTCCCATTGTTGCGGCCTCAAGATTTGAG GCTGGCCATTATGGCTTCAGAAAGATTGCTCATTCTGCAGCCACACAATTGGGCTCTAAGGAGAGACCATGGCATGATGTTGTATTATAGTAG GGAATACGAAGAGGCAGTTCAGGAGCTTAGCATTTGTATGGCCTTTGCCCCAGAAGAAGAGGCACAAGTTCTGGAACCTTTTGTTGAGAAATTACACTTGTTGCGGGTTGAATCATCTTGGAAAGAAAGGCCATTTAACAGTTTCTTGAATTGTTTGTAG